Proteins co-encoded in one Pocillopora verrucosa isolate sample1 chromosome 1, ASM3666991v2, whole genome shotgun sequence genomic window:
- the LOC136277755 gene encoding LIM domain kinase 2-like, with translation MSKFRKFGLPRLLDGTSPGQPKPKVEGSDGIPRFDCNKLVIKDRIGHGAFGDVFTADYQAPGKDSKETVVIKKMINVMDAEEKKLFLKEVALLSGLNHPNVVKFMSVCHKPPAMMLEYVYFDFNLFGLDERVSTLSDFLIKIDEYDSAGYQEMVSHAATEIISGLAYLHQTRIAHRDLKTANISHT, from the coding sequence ATGTCGAAGTTCCGAAAATTCGGACTTCCTCGACTTCTAGATGGAACATCACCTGGACAACCAAAGCCCAAAGTTGAGGGCAGTGATGGAATACCGCGGTTCGACTGCAACAAGCTAGTTATCAAAGATCGCATTGGCCACGGCGCATTTGGCGATGTCTTTACTGCCGATTACCAGGCGCCAGGTAAGGACAGTAAAGAGACGgtagttataaaaaaaatgattaacgTCATGGatgcagaagaaaaaaaactcttcttaAAAGAAGTAGCTTTATTAAGTGGCCTTAACCATCCCAATGTGGTGAAGTTTATGTCCGTTTGTCACAAACCTCCAGCCATGATGCTAGAATACGTTTACtttgatttcaatttgtttgGCCTAGACGAACGCGTGAGTACACTGTCCGATTTTCTGATAAAAATCGACGAGTATGACAGTGCTGGTTATCAAGAAATGGTTTCTCATGCAGCCACAGAGATAATAAGTGGCCTAGCGTATCTGCACCAAACAAGAATCGCCCACAGAGACCTCAAAACGGCGAACATTTCGCATACATGA
- the LOC131772446 gene encoding uncharacterized protein, whose product MINDLSVANTNIWKYVDDTTLAECAEKNGTSLMQSRVDEFVTKSRADGFQLKESKCKELRISFTKSENTLEPVTINNTNIEVVPSAKLLSVMISSDLKWNVHVEMIRKKVAERLYFLRQLKRAKVPANDLLSFYTTYMRPVAEYACPVFYTALPQYLSDQLERLQKRALRIISTNDLSYRQTLEVFNIPTLYDRREATVNSMFQEISNNNNHKLYSLLPPPYFDTLRTRKNRKFQVPRFITPKRDYF is encoded by the coding sequence ATGATTAATGACCTGAGTGTGGCGAATACGAACATCTGGAAGTATGTAGATGATACTACCCTCGCTGAGTGTGCGGAAAAGAACGGAACCAGCTTGATGCAGTCGCGCGTTGATGAATTTGTTACAAAGTCTCGTGCTGATGGTTTTCAGTTGAAGGAATCGAAGTGCAAGGAACTTAGAATATCATTCACAAAGTCAGAGAATACTTTAGAGCCTGTTACTATAAACAATACGAACATTGAGGTTGTCCCATCTGCTAAATTACTAAGTGTTATGATATCGAGTGATTTGAAGTGGAATGTGCACGTAGAAATGATACGTAAGAAAGTCGCAGAGCGTCTCTACTTTCTTAGGCAATTAAAGCGCGCGAAAGTGCCAGCTAATGACCTTCTAAGTTTCTACACTACTTACATGCGCCCAGTTGCAGAGTATGCATGTCCAGTCTTTTATACCGCTCTACCGCAATATCTCTCCGATCAGTTAGAACGTCTGCAGAAGCGAGCACTACGCATAATAAGCACTAATGATTTATCATATAGACAGACTTTAGAAGTTTTTAACATACCTACCTTGTATGACAGGAGAGAGGCGACTGTTAACTCAATGTTTCAAGAGATAAGTAATAACAACAATCACAAGCTTTATTCACTACTTCCGCCACCTTACTTTGACACGTTGCGCACACGGAAAAATCGCAAGTTCCAAGTCCCGCGTTTTATAACTCCTAAACGTGATTACTTTTGA